From the Planktothricoides raciborskii GIHE-MW2 genome, the window CAAATTCCCCGCCGTCCTGGTTGTCCTCAGCGCCAGTTGGGTAGACGACCCCCACGCGGACGAATGGGACGAACAAGGACGCGCCCGCCAATCCGCCGCCGATTTCACCCCATTAGATAAAGATGGCACCGTAGGACTATTAGACATTACTGAAAAAGTCTCTATTTTTGCCCTAGATGGCCAACACCGACTCATGGGCGTTCAAGGGTTAATGCAACTAATTAAAACCGGCAAAATTCAACGCTATAACAAACAGAAAAAGGCGATCGGTAATCCCATCACCATTGAAGACCTACAAAAGCAATATCAAGTTGAACCCAACCATGTCCAAACTTTAGCCTATGAAAAAATCGGCATTGAATTTATCCCCGCCGTCGTGAAAGGGGAAACTCGCGAAGAAGCCCGCTTGCGAGTTAGGTCTATTTTTGTCCATGTTAACCTCATGGCCGTTAACCTCAGCAAAGGCCAATTAGCGGTACTAAATGAAGATGATGGTTTTTCCATTGTGGCTCGGAAAATTGCCGTCCAACATCCTTTATTTAAAGAAACTAAATATCGCAAACCTCGCGTTAATTGGGATAGTGCTACGGTCGCCAGCAAATCCACAGTTTTAACCACTTTACAAGCGCTCAAAGATATGTCTGAGCGTTACTTATCTGCTCGTTTTCCCACTTGGCAAACTTCAGACAATAAAGGGTTAATTCCCATGCGTCCCGAAGATGAAGAACTAGAAGCTGGAGTGGCTGAATTTAGTCAGCTTTTCGACCATTTAAGCAAGTTATTAAGTTATGAACGTTTAGAATATGAAGCCGAAACCCCAAAAATGCGCCGATTTAGCCATGAAAAAAGCGGCGGTGAGGGGAATTTTCTTTTCCGTCCCGTGGGTCAGGTTGCTTTTGCTCAAGCGATGGGTATTTTAGTCTATGAAAAAGGATTTTCTCTGGAGAGTTTATTTGAAAAACTTAGCCGGTTTGATACAGACGGCGGTTTTAGTGGCATGGAACATCCCCAGTCTATTTGGTATGGGATATTATACGACCCAAATCGCAAGCGGGTGTTAGTGGCTGGTCGTGATTTAGCGGCCAAGTTGCTGGTGTATCTTTTAGGGGGAATTACTGACAATTATGAGCGAGCTAATCTGCGGAAAGAAGTGGCGATAGCTCGTACTTTTGGCAGTCAAGCCATGAACTTTGATGGTAAATTTGTGGAGCCGAAAAAAATCGTTTTGCCTCCTATTTTGGGGTAATTTGGCAACGGATGGGATAACTGATGGGGTAATGGAAAAATAAAAGGTGATTTTTTTACCACAGAGACACAAAGGACACAGAGAGAAAAACCATTATCCCATCGGTTGCCAATCACTATTTATGACTAAAACAGTTAATCTATCCGTTGGCAACTATCCGCTGCCGATCAAAAAATAAAATGTGATTTTTTTTACCACAGAGACACAAAGGACACAGAGAGAAAAACCATTATCCCATCGGTTGCCAATCACTATTTATGACTAAAACAGTCAACCCATCCCTTGCCAACTATCCGCTGCCAACTGCCTAGGAGTTGCCAATTTTTACCCGCCCCATTAAACCTCAATTATCATCATCAAAATCAGACTCTTCATATGAATATTCACTTTCGTTTAAAGTGGAAATTTCCTGATTTAATGGTCTATCAAAATTCTCTAACCAGTCACTAAATTGCTGTGAAGTAATGCCAAACCATTTCCGACAAAATTTACTCATCCGGTTTTTAGCCTTAACATTGGCTTTTTGTTGGCAAACTTTAGAAGTCATACTGGGATAATTCTTTTTCAGGGTTTTTTCTTCGTCTTTTACCAAAGCGTCTAAATACAATTTTCTTGCTTGACTTAAAAGACGGGCGATCGCCTCTTTTTCTTCCGGGGTAAATTCCTCGCTTCGAGAAACTTGCATAAACTCTAATAAGAGATACCGGAAATAGACCGCATCAGCGGGAGATAGTGTGGTAAAGTCTAAAAAAGCATAGTCTTGTTGGCGATCGAATATCTTAATCCGATCTAATGATAATTCTAAGGCCAAATTCCAAGACCGGATCCAAACTTCAGCCCGTTCTTTAAAAGTCTTGGCATCATACCCTAAATCGTGTTTTAGACTCGCCAAAGTTAAGACCGCACCAGATAAAAAAGCCTGAGTAAACAGCCACTTGTAAATATTGTCGGCAGTTTTCAATAATTCATCATTAATTTCTCGTTTCCGGTTAAATAATTTCTTGGCACGTTCCTGCTCAAACTCTTTTTCTTTATATTGAATAATTTCCCAAGCTTTTACGGTTTCAGTTTTATCTTGAACTGTACCACCATCCAAGCGAGCCGTTTGATTATTTTTTAACCATTGCTCGTGATCTTCTTTAAGAGTCCAGTAAATCCCTAACCCTTTGAACATCGCATCATTTGCCAAAATAGCATGAGCCGCCCCAGCCGTCCAGTTATTTTGTAAGTCTTTTAAGGCTTCAATGTGACATTTAAACGGAAAAAATTCAGAAAAAATATTCATAATCACACTGCCCCAGCCATCCCAAAACTTTTCAATTAATGTTTTTAACTGTGTCTTGGGAAAATGCTCATTCCTTAAATCATTTCTCACAAAAGCTATCGGCCCATTCATTCCTTCATCGACGATTTCTGAATCCAGCCATTTATTAATTTCTAATTCATACTGAAGTCGCCGGTCTTTGTCAGTTTTTTTCGCGGTTCCTTGAATCGTTTTATTCACATCTTTAATATACTTATCTGGCCCGCGTAATGCCCATTCTATAGCACTATTCAGCATCAAAATGCTGGCTAAAGCCGTCTTGCGAACTGGCACCCCTTCCCCTTGTTCATGGGGATAATCGTATTCAATGGCGTGCAAAGGAAACCGCGCATCTTTTGTGCGGAGATGATTTAAAAATTCCCTGACAAAAATAGACGTTAACTCGGAATCCGAAAGCAAAATCAATCGAGATTTACTGGGGGTTCGCGCATTCTTATTTACATCCACAAAAAGCTTCCGCGCCGCTTTATGAGGATTTGGCCATAATGAATTGTCAGAGGTAGGGTGTGGAAACCAACAAATACAGACCGGAAATTCGATATTTTCCAACAAATCAGGGGGCGGATTATTTAATAACTCGTTAATTCGTTTCTCATAAAAATAACGATAAGCCCCACCAGTCCCCGCATCCCAATTGCGATCGATAGTGCGACGAATCGCTAACAATGCCATTGCCCGATGTTGCCCATCAATCACCACCAGTTTAACGTGCTTAGTATTAAAATCTAAGCGACCTAGGGGAGTTTTATGCAGCATTTGATTATTCTTATCCCAGAATTTTAACACCCGAAATGCCTCTCCATATTGCGTTTGTTCCCAGGTATTTCCATCAACCTGGGTAACTGAAATATCTAGATTTTCAGGATAACTATCGATTGGATTTGGCCCATCAAACGGTAATACTGCTGCAAGAATCGGCGTATAAAATGCCGGACCGCCAAAATTGGGTTTAAGCAAATAATCGACTAAATCTGTGGCTACCCGGTAATCATCCAGATCCCGTTGCAGCAATTGGTTAAAATCCAGATCGTCAATATTGAGAACTTCGCGCACTGGGGCTAAATATTTAGTCAGAATGCCTTCGGGAGTAGTATCTGCTTTTAGCTTGGCTTTAGTCATTAAATAAGAGACTTTTCCGGCAAGGGTATGGAATTCGCCATAAGTTCCTTGAGTTTTAACTTCCCAATCTTGGATTGATGGACCTAGCATTTTTTCGTTGACTCCTATATATATTGTTTCTGGGTTTCCCTGTGTGAGAGAAAGAAACCGGGTTTCTGGTCGGGAAACCAAAGTTAACGGTGGAACTTGAACAAGAAACCAGGTTTCTTGTTTTTACAGAAACTTGCTCAAATCAAAAGAAAACTGCCCGGTATCTTCCTGCTTAAACCGCTCAGAAATCAGCATTAACATGATTTGCTCGGTGTAGTCCACGGCGCCGCGCAATTCATCCCGCAAAATTTCTAACCCCCCATTGGCATATTCTTCAAAAATCTCCAGCCGTTTTTCCACCATTGTTTGGTCTAGAGTCCCCAGAATTTTCGCGTCTTTGGTTTCGGCGATCGCCAATAATTTGATGGCGACATCGTACCCACGGGTGACAAAAATATCCAAGTTAATTGGGCCGGGATCTTTTTTAGAAATTTGTCCCAAAGGCGATCGCTTCTTGCGTTTTGCCCCCAAAGCCGCAGCAAACACCATCACATCCGCATAGGTGGGAAAGGGAGAGTTATTATTTTCTGAAGTAGTTAAGGATTTAATCAACTCAGCTTTATCTTTAGCAATCCTAATTTTCAGAGCACTCATAAAACGGTTAGGCTATAATTAACGGCTATGATTAACAATAAAAAAGCGCTATAGATCATTATCTCATATTTTTTAGCGATCGACACAAAATCTCCGCCCCCAAAAAATTAACCCAGCTATCCCGTATTTTTACGGAGAAATCATGGAATTATACGGATAGCAATGGCGTTTTCCCATGAAAAAGGGTGGACAATGCCCACCATAAGAAAATTTTAATGATCTATGCCCATAGAATTTTAAATTAAAAAATTACCGCCAATTGCCCACCAAAGCAAACCCCGACCATAAACAAGGATGAAAGATTATATCATCCTTTAACCTTTTCTCATTAAAAATAAAAACACGAATATAATCAACTTAATCGTTATACAAATCCGGCAAATGAAATCGAACCAATTCCACAAAATTTGGCGCATCAACTGCCAAAGCATTTAACACATCACTGACGCTAATTGGGGGTTGACGAAGCTGTTTTGCTTGTTCTATAATAATTTGCGTCATAATCTGCGGATTTTCATTAAATAAACAAATTAAAAATTGATCCGCTGACCAAGCTTCAATTTCATAAATTGATAAAGCTGATGCGGGAAAATCTTTGAGATTGCTCGTCACAATAATATCAGCTTCAGCCATCACTGCTGCCGCGAGGATATGGCGGTCTTTTGGGTCATTTTTCATCTCTGGAATCAGAAATTCAAAACCCTTAACTGTAGCATTGGGGAAAAATTGGCGCATAGCCGATAAAAGTCGCTGTACTTGCTGGCTATTCATCTTATCGGTTTTGAGCAGATTCCGATTTACTTCTTCAAGAATTGTCTCACTCCAATAAACAAAACATCATATATGCCTTTTTCCGCTGCACGCAGTAAAGTATCTCGCAGGGACGATTTAAATAAAATACAAGCGTCTAAGACCACTTTGAATAAACCTGATTTCATCAATCTATTCCCTATTAAGCGTTTATTCTGCTGATATTTTAGCGGTTGGTTCGCTTAACTCAGATCCCAGAAAATAAAGACCGGCATCATGGCTCATCTGGGCAATGTCTCTAATATTTTTATGCCGCAATTTTGCCCAATTTTTCTGATAATCAATTAGATGATCAAACTGAATTTTACGATTAAGTCCTTCTCCGGTACTCGGAATCTCACCATTTTGGAGTATTTCTACCATATGTTGCCGGGAAAAATTCAGTAAATAGGCAGCTTCATTGATGGTTAATGGCTGATGAAATGTTTCTATAACTACCCCTTTTCCCTGGTTAAATTGATGGACAACTTGGCGAAGTAACTGCAAGATACACTGAGGCATTGGGATGGTTTCTCCGGTTTCTCCATCCAGGATTTGTAATTTGCGATCGGAGTGACCATTATTCAGCATATTTAATATTTGTGCTAATTTGGCTAAATCAGCTTTTTCGTTTTCATCGGCAACAATGGGTTCAATATTTACTTCAGTCATCGGTTAATTCTCCTATTTTGCTGGCATTTTGCTGGCAATTATGCTTTTATTATATAACGTGATTATGATCGATCGCCTCTGGGTTAAAACATCTCTGGTAAAACCTCTCTGGTAAAACATTTATGGAGAAACCGTCGGAACTGGCAATAATTCCAACTGATAACGATACAAAGCCACCGGATGACCTCCGGCATTAAAATAATCTGGGTCTTGGGGAGATAAATAAATCGCCGTAATTTGGTCAGCAGCGATTCGCGTTCGCGATCCGCTTTGCGGAATCGCCCCGGAATTTTGGAACTGATAACGGGTCGTAGTTTCCACTTCATTTAAATAAATATCCGTTTGACCATGAAAAATTTGTTGGGTAATTTCTGTAGCCACAAATTCATCCGGGGCAATAGTTTCACTTAACCGTCCTGTGACCACAGAAACCAATTGGCGATCGCCTCGCAGTCCCGTAATTTGCCGATTGGGATTTTCCGGATCGACTTTCACCGACAATATGCTATCATTCCCTAAATACGCTTGGGCAATATTCAACCCATTAAAAGCGCGATCTGCGACGACCAAAGTTTCCCGAAAATCCTGATTTTTTACTAAAGGAATCGGCACCAATGTAACCTTTTTACCCTTAGATGAATTTTGCCGATAAGTCGGTTCGCCAAACTTGACTAAAAACTTGATTGGTTGATGCAAATACTGACGATTACTTTCAAATCCGGGCGTGATTAATTTGGGGGCTAAAGGGGCAACTAAATCCACCAAGGTACTGCTGACTTCCCAAGTTCCAGCCATCCATTCAGGATAGCGTAAATCTCCTTGGGCTATCTCAACCGGGGGTTTACTTTCCCAATGGGGAAATTGGGCAATGCGATCGCCCAAAACACCGGCGATCGCTGAGTCATTACCCCACAACACCAGCATCAAGACTAAGCAAACTTTCCAGCAAACTTTCCAGCAAACTTTCCAGCAAACTTTTACAAGTAATTTCATAATAGTGGCATAATCCAATTAAAATTGTAGGTTGGATTGAGGCACGAAACCCAACACAAACCATAAAAATTCGTAGGGGCGAAGCATGACCGCAGTCAATTCATGGGTCTAATCAATAACTTATATGCGGTCATGCTTCGCCCTTACAATATTTTACCCAATAAATTATCTCCTCTTGGGGCGAAACATGACCACAGTAAGGGCGAAGCCTGACCGCAGTCAGGGCGGCGTTGCATGACCGCAGTCAGGGCGGCGTTGCATGACCGCAGTCAGGGCGGCGTTGCATGACCGCAGTCCAATTAATATTTTAAGCAATAAGCTATCTGCGGTCATGCAACGCCCCTACAATATTTTAATCAATAAATTATCTATAGTTTTAACCAATAAATCATTGGCGGGAAAAATTACGAATGGGCGATCGGTTAACTTAAATTGCCCGAATATTTCGATTCCGGGATCGGAATTGACAGATCGGTCAGAAATTTTCCCAGAGGCACACAGACCTGAACATAAACCCGTAAAATAGAACAAAGTAAAAATAAACCTGTAATTTCTCTATGTCTATATTGGCAGCGATCGCGGTTCTTGCCCTACTCATTTTCGTCCATGAACTAGGACATTTCCTAGCCGCTAGACTCCAAGGCATTCATGCGAATCGTTTTTCCATCGGCTTTGGCCCAGTATTGTGGAAATACCAAGGCCCCGAAACCGAATACGCCATCCGAGGCATTCCCCTGGGGGGTTATGTGGGATTTCCCGACGACGACCCGGACAGCGGAATTCCCCTTGATGACCCAAATTTACTCCGCAACCGGCCAATTCTTGACCGGGCGATCGTCATTAGTGCTGGGGTAATTGCCAACTTAATCTTTGCCTATGTACTATTAGTCGGTCAAGTCGCCATCGTTGGCATCCCAGAATTTAACTACCAACCGGGAGTAATTGTGGCGGAAATCATGTCCCAAGACTCTGCCGCTTATCGGGCTGGACTGCAAGCAAAAGATATTGTACTTGAAGTCAACAACCAAAAACTTGAGGCTTCCGAAGAAGCCATGCAACTGTTCATTCAAGAAATCCAAAATCATCCCAACCGAGAACTTTCTCTAATAATTCAAAGGGATGAAAAAACCTATCCCATAACCATTATCCCCAACGATCAAAACGGCAAAGGAATTATTGGGGTTCAGTTAGCCCAAAACCGGGAAGTTTTCAGACATAAAGCGGCAAATATTATTGATGCTTTTGTCTCTGGGGCGAATGAATTTCAGCGCCTCACCATGTTTACCCTCAACGGATTTGGTAAGCTAATTAGCAACTTTGGGGAAACCGCTGAACAAGTCGCAGGCCCCGTAGCAATTGTGGCGATCGGTGCCAATATTGCCAAAGATAATGCGGCCAACTTATTCCAATTTGCCTCGCTAATTAGTATTAACTTAGCGATTCTGAATATACTGCCCTTACCTGCCCTTGATGGCGGACAATTAGCGTTTCTCCTAATAGAAGCCTTACGAGGCAAACCCTTACCCACCCATATTCAAGATGGCGTGATGCAAACCGGGTTAATGCTATTATTGGGTCTAGGAATTTTCCTAATTATTCGGGATACAACGCAACTGGATTTTGTCCAGCAGTTATTCCAAGAATAACCAGAATAAATTCCGTGGTAGTGGTAGGGTGCGTTAGGCTGACCAGCCGTAACGCACCAACCAGCAATCCCGTGGTAGTAGTGGTAGGGTGGGTTAGGCTGACCAGCCGTAACGCACCAATCAGCACTCCTGTTGTAGTAGTAGGCTTAAAAATGTAGGTTGGGTTGACGAAGGAAACCCAAAACGAAGAATAATGTGGGGTTTCGTTCCTCAACCCAACCTACGAATCAAGCCACGAATCAAGCTAAATTCAATCATTCATTTAATAGATTCTATGAGTATTACTCGAAAATGGGCAGCCAAAGAACAACGGGCTATTGAAATATTGATTCGCTTAAAGCGCCTTTATCCCGATGCGAAATGCAGCCTAAACTATGAAACTCCTCTACAATTATTAGTCGCCACAATTCTATCCGCCCAATGTACCGATGAACGAGTCAATAAAGTAACCCCCGCATTATTTCAACGGTTTCCTGATGCCCAAGCTTTTGCCGAAGCTGATATCGCAGAAATCGAAAATTTAGTCCGTTCAACGGGCTTTTATCGTAATAAAGCGAAAAATATTCAAGGGGCTTGTCAAAAAATTGTGGAAAAATTTAAAGGTCAAGTCCCTAAACGCATGGAATTATTGTTAGAATTACCGGGAGTCGCCCGGAAAACGGCTAATGTGGTATTAGCCAATGCTTATGGTATTAATCAGGGAGTTACGGTTGATACTCATGTCAAACGTTTAAGTAATCGTTTGGCCTTAACCACTCATCAAGACCCGGTAAGAATTGAAAAAGATTTAATTAGATTAATTCCCCAAGAAGATTGGGAAAATTGGTCAATTCGCTTAATTTATCACGGACGGGCTGTTTGTCAAGCTAGAAAACCTATGTGCGATCGCTGTGATTTGGCGGAACTTTGTCCCTCTAAAAATGAATGAGCGATCGCCAACAGTCAACCCCCAAAAGCCAACCAACAACTCACAACAAATAACCAACAACAAATAAACTCATCAACACCTAACCGCCCAGTAGCAGCCTGCAAAATATTCAGGATGATTAAAAATTTTCGGTTGGCGCATAAAACCCATATAGTCAGCGAGTTATTAAAAATAATAGCGATAAAATAGCGAGCCAAAAATTAGTAATTATCATGGTAATAATTTGACTCTTTTATCAAAGATAAATAAATTTAATTCAATCAAATCAATCTGAATCTGAGTTGACAAAATAGATCATTGATATATCATTGATGGTTGATCCCCGATCGCTCAAATAGTAATTCTGCCTAATTCTGCCTAACTGCCTAATTCTGTCTAATTCAAGCCTAATCAAAGCCTAATTCAAGCCTAATTCAAGCCTAATTAAGATTTCTGTCATAAATTTTACCACTAAAATTGATAAAAGCAAAAAAATCTCAAGTTTTGAGGTTCCCTGACCCAATATGCGGGGATTTGTGATTTTCTGTGTCTCAGGAGTCAAATTATGTCACAATAACTGACATTATTAGACCCATGAGTGATTTAGGTCAATCCCAGCCTAAGTCGATTCATGTTAACCCGATGAAAACATTACATTTTATCTTATGACAGTATCCAGAACGATTTGCCTAGGTTTTCTGGCAATCATCAGCGTTGGTACGATTTTACTACTATTGCCTTGGTCAACCACAGAACCCGGTTTTAGTGATGTCATCACTGCTTTATTTACTTCCACTTCCGCCGTCTGTGTCACCGGGTTAGTTGTGAAAGACACGGGCACATATTATACAGGATTTGGACAGTTTATTATTGTATTGCTGATTCAGTTGGGTGGCTTAGGTTACATGACCGCCTCAAGTTTTTTGCTATTGTTACTGGGTCGCAAATTTCGGTTACGAGAAAAGCTGGCCATTCAACAATCTTTGGATAAACCGGGAATGGCGGGAGTTTTGCAGTTGGTTAAATCCATTATTGCCGCCACTCTGATTGTGGAAATTACCGGCATTTTTTTACTGATGCTAGTCTTCATCCCCAATTATGGTCAAGCTTATGGGCTGTGGTTGTCAATATTTCATAGTGTCAGCGCTTTTAATAATGCGGGATTTGGTTTATTTTATGATAACCTAGTCCAATATGTAGGAAATCCTTTAA encodes:
- a CDS encoding DGQHR domain-containing protein, coding for MNSDPKQPPNIAKQILEQDQQDREALALLLDRHLSRSDRLLVQQTHMGNTEAFIGSVTLEWLDSRVRFASQLPLFRKKFDPETDNVIRDEETIDDILQRPLDWSRQAPLSLYLVARKAHKFPAVLVVLSASWVDDPHADEWDEQGRARQSAADFTPLDKDGTVGLLDITEKVSIFALDGQHRLMGVQGLMQLIKTGKIQRYNKQKKAIGNPITIEDLQKQYQVEPNHVQTLAYEKIGIEFIPAVVKGETREEARLRVRSIFVHVNLMAVNLSKGQLAVLNEDDGFSIVARKIAVQHPLFKETKYRKPRVNWDSATVASKSTVLTTLQALKDMSERYLSARFPTWQTSDNKGLIPMRPEDEELEAGVAEFSQLFDHLSKLLSYERLEYEAETPKMRRFSHEKSGGEGNFLFRPVGQVAFAQAMGILVYEKGFSLESLFEKLSRFDTDGGFSGMEHPQSIWYGILYDPNRKRVLVAGRDLAAKLLVYLLGGITDNYERANLRKEVAIARTFGSQAMNFDGKFVEPKKIVLPPILG
- a CDS encoding DNA phosphorothioation-associated protein 4, with the translated sequence MSALKIRIAKDKAELIKSLTTSENNNSPFPTYADVMVFAAALGAKRKKRSPLGQISKKDPGPINLDIFVTRGYDVAIKLLAIAETKDAKILGTLDQTMVEKRLEIFEEYANGGLEILRDELRGAVDYTEQIMLMLISERFKQEDTGQFSFDLSKFL
- a CDS encoding helix-turn-helix domain-containing protein, producing the protein MTEVNIEPIVADENEKADLAKLAQILNMLNNGHSDRKLQILDGETGETIPMPQCILQLLRQVVHQFNQGKGVVIETFHQPLTINEAAYLLNFSRQHMVEILQNGEIPSTGEGLNRKIQFDHLIDYQKNWAKLRHKNIRDIAQMSHDAGLYFLGSELSEPTAKISAE
- a CDS encoding DUF6816 family protein — protein: MKLLVKVCWKVCWKVCWKVCLVLMLVLWGNDSAIAGVLGDRIAQFPHWESKPPVEIAQGDLRYPEWMAGTWEVSSTLVDLVAPLAPKLITPGFESNRQYLHQPIKFLVKFGEPTYRQNSSKGKKVTLVPIPLVKNQDFRETLVVADRAFNGLNIAQAYLGNDSILSVKVDPENPNRQITGLRGDRQLVSVVTGRLSETIAPDEFVATEITQQIFHGQTDIYLNEVETTTRYQFQNSGAIPQSGSRTRIAADQITAIYLSPQDPDYFNAGGHPVALYRYQLELLPVPTVSP
- the rseP gene encoding RIP metalloprotease RseP, producing the protein MSILAAIAVLALLIFVHELGHFLAARLQGIHANRFSIGFGPVLWKYQGPETEYAIRGIPLGGYVGFPDDDPDSGIPLDDPNLLRNRPILDRAIVISAGVIANLIFAYVLLVGQVAIVGIPEFNYQPGVIVAEIMSQDSAAYRAGLQAKDIVLEVNNQKLEASEEAMQLFIQEIQNHPNRELSLIIQRDEKTYPITIIPNDQNGKGIIGVQLAQNREVFRHKAANIIDAFVSGANEFQRLTMFTLNGFGKLISNFGETAEQVAGPVAIVAIGANIAKDNAANLFQFASLISINLAILNILPLPALDGGQLAFLLIEALRGKPLPTHIQDGVMQTGLMLLLGLGIFLIIRDTTQLDFVQQLFQE
- the nth gene encoding endonuclease III, which produces MSITRKWAAKEQRAIEILIRLKRLYPDAKCSLNYETPLQLLVATILSAQCTDERVNKVTPALFQRFPDAQAFAEADIAEIENLVRSTGFYRNKAKNIQGACQKIVEKFKGQVPKRMELLLELPGVARKTANVVLANAYGINQGVTVDTHVKRLSNRLALTTHQDPVRIEKDLIRLIPQEDWENWSIRLIYHGRAVCQARKPMCDRCDLAELCPSKNE